The Lathyrus oleraceus cultivar Zhongwan6 chromosome 5, CAAS_Psat_ZW6_1.0, whole genome shotgun sequence genome includes the window AATTATTAGTCTCGTTAAATCAGTTTAATTGATAGATATACAAAGACATTAAATATAGAAGTGCATGTTCGAATTTGCAATGTCTTACTTATTCATTTGTAAAATATGAATTTCAGTCATTAaactatttaaaaaaaataaaatactaaaatcACCACCTCTTTCGACTTTGGTTTACATTAAAATTTATTATAACTATTGAGGAATTTTATTTCATAGTTAAATAATTTTCTTAGCAATAGTTGTTTGACTTTTCTATTTAgttttattttcatatttattgAAAATTTATCATATGAAGTTTatattatttgtttattttttttagacttttgtttctttattttttactttttgttttggTATATTCTAGATTTACATTAAAAAAATGTATATTATACAAATTAAAATAGAAAACTATTTTCTTTATATTAGATTTTTCCTTACCACCCTGTCAAATGATAAAGTAATTTTTCCTtttttataaatgaaaaaccTTAAAAAATCTTATTTTAGACAACTGTAAAATAATGctaaatatttttcaaaaaatatatataaaataatgCTAATTTTTTAATTATAAGTTATAATTTTTCTACCCAAATTTCTTgcaaaattcataaaaaaatgaTTTATGCAGGTAATAATATTACAAAAGACTGatataaaaaagaaaaagttgtaaataaatattttattatagTTTATTAATGTATTCTATAATAAATGGTCAAGATTTCATCATCAAAATACTCATCCTGATCTTACATGAGAAGGAAAATCTAAGTACTTACCATATCTGCATATCATTTTGGGTATTTAAGAATAGCTTTGGTACTTCACTCACAACAATTTCTATCCATTTCTATTTTCCATTCTTATTTCTTGTCACTCTTTCTCAACTCAACCATTTATCTATCTCATCCATCTTTGTGGTACATTTCTTTACTCATGCTTTTCAATCTATTTTTTTCTTTATGCTTTTCAACTTCTTTTATAATCAAAGTAGACTGTCTGCAAGGCGACATACTGCACAGTAGTTTACTGGTTTTAAGATTAAATTATGGTAAAAAATGGTTTTTACACGTATATTTCACGGTTAATTTTCgattaaatatatatattttttaaattttacAATTCAACTAAAAATAATTTAATGTTCTTGTTGTTTCTCAAAAGTTTGAAAATGATTTGTCTATAATTTTATGCTACTAAATTTTACGACAATGTGTTTTCACTTTTATTTATAGTTTTTTATTATTCGCTATATATGTTTATCGATTTTattaataacaaaaaaaattaaacttGTCTGTATCATTATTAATGCAGGCCTGATATATAAACTTCAAGAAGAAGTTTAGATTATAATCGGATCATATAAAATATATGTAAGTGTAATTTCTTTTAATTAATAGTGAAGTTTTAGAGTTGAGTTTAATGGTAGTGcatttataaaaaaatattatacaTGTATTCAATCAAAATACTTTAAAGTGtcaaattatataaataatttaaaatttaatatcTGACTTAATAGATACATGATTGTCATTGATTGACAATGTAAAATAATTTATACTGTCAGTGTATCATCCATTTTCTCTTTAGAGTTATTCACGTTTATTATTAAAATGACACCTTTTAATATTTTTGCTCACaatatatttattttttctgTCCGTTTTGGCCTctgatttttttttcttcataattTTGATTCTTTCATTTCAGTTAATTATATTCTTCCAAGTTTATGGGAGAAATATAATTCATGAATTGGATTACTTTTTTTTGTATTATTCAACTTATCAAGTTAATTAAAAACTTAAGTAGCtagttttatttatttttactgAAATAATCAATAGACAAGTTTTAATCAAAACATTATAATATTTCAAAACTATGGATCAATATAAGGAAAAAAATAACTAAAATAGTCAGAAATATATGAGAAAAAGTCTATTTAAGtaagtttaaaaaaaaaaaaaaagagtgtatttaagtttattttattttattattaacattttcattattattattgacaattagttttattattatttgataaattagttttattattatttgataaattagttttattattatttgacaaattattattattattattattattattattattattattatttaacaaattattattattattatttgacaaattatttttattattagtatttgacaaattatttttattattattatttgaatttttttattttttattattattattattattatattattattattattattattattattattattattattattattattattattattattattattactttttgTTGACTTTTTGATAATCCTCACTTACAATGATCAGTTCTTTAAGAATAATAAGTCACACGAGTTATGTCTCCTAATCCTTAAGAATTTTATTCACATTAATTTTACACTAGTAATATGATATATTGATTATATCTTTTTAAAAAAACATGTGTTTTATTCGTCTATAAATTTATTATTAGAACAAATAAAATTATTGGTGGAATAATTATTTTTCTTCGACAAATTTAATCTTTTATTTTTTACGAGAATATATTATTTTActtattaatttttaaatttttgaatATGAATCTCTAAATTTAATACCCATTTTATAAAAaatgtcttatttaatttatACATAGTTcttaaaaataattaaatatgtTGATTTTTATAGTAAAGTTAAAATTTTCTTTTAGTTTTTATAATAAAAAACTTCATTTTTTAAATATATTGAAGAACGAATGTATTTAGACTCTATATTGACTAAATAAATTAGTTATTCAGTATATAGATTTTATTTCTTATAATAAAAACCGAAAGAAATATCCTTTATTAGACTACttttattaattataattaattgAGTAGTAGAATAGATAAACCTTAATAAACATAAAAAAGTGttagtaaaaaaaaattataataatattttaaacAAACAATTATTTGAAAATAAGAGACTTAAAGAAGGAATACTATTTTTTGTTTTATCTCTTGTAAAATTTGATATTATCTTGTGACATGtatattgattttttttttttgtacATTATTTCATAGAAGCAATGAATCCTAAGGTTGGTAACGGTTACCCTTCAAATGGAGAAGCCTCAAACAATCCAAGACAAGCAAAGGGAAAAGAAGTAGATGATGAAGAAAAAGAGTTAACTATTGAGGATCTTGAGACAAGGATATGGAGAGATAAAATGCTACTAAGGAAGATGAAGGAAGAGAGAAGACAAGGTGACAAATGCAAATCATATGAACAATTGAAAAGAAAGACAATGACGCGTGCGCAAGATGGTATCTTAAGGTACTATATACTTACTAGTAGCAATCATTCTACAACTATTATTGAATAGATTTGAATTTTGTCTATAGATTTTGAATTTGTTGCGATCAGAAAATTCATAAAATATATGAATTTTCTGACCGCAACAAATATATATTGATATTTTCAATATCGTTTCAATGAAAACGATATTGAAAATATCAAGTGACACTTGCTACTGAGCTGACATCTGAAGTGGACAGACACATGTTAAAGATGATGGAAGCTTGTGATGTTCGTGGCTTCATCTATGGGATAGTACCTGAGAATGGAAAACCAATGAGTGGTTCTTCGGACAATCTCCGAGGTTGGTGGAAAGAAAGAGTGAAATTCGACAGAAACGGTCCGGCTGCAATTGCGAAGTATGAAGAAGAAATTGGAATATCAAGAATGAAGGAAGTGTTGAATGGTGATTCAGCAATACCTTACTCGTTGCAGGAACTACCTGACACAACGTTAGGTTCGCTTTTATCATCGTTAATGCAACACTGCGAGCCACCGCAGAGACGATTTCCGTTGGACAGAGGAATTTATCCGCCATGGTGGCCAACCGGGAAGGAATCATGGTGGAACGAAATGGGATTTAGCGAAGATCCCGGTCCACCACCGTATAGAAAGCCGCATGATTTGAAGAAAGCTTGGAAGATTTGTGTTCTGCACGCTGTCATCAAACATATATCTCCGAATATTCAGAAGATTAAGAATGTTGTTCGGCATTCGAGGAGTTTGCAAGATAAACTCACTGCTAAGGAAACCGCTATTTGGGTTGCTGTTATTAATTATGAGGAAAGAATGGCTAGAAATAAGTATCCTGAGTTGTTCGCAAGTCTTAACTCTTGTGGCACCGGAAGTAATTGTCTTCTCGTTGAGACGAACGATTATGACGTGGATATTGTAGAGCGTAGACGAGCAAAACTATTATCTTTTCCGAAACCTCCATCGTCAAGCGATGGTGCTAATAGTCTTCGGGTTGATGGAAGTGCTTTTGTTGGAAATGGTGGAGAACTGAACCAAGTTCAAACACATTTGAACAATGTGAATGTGTCTCCAATGAATAATCTTGATGAAAATGGTGCTAATAAGAGAAAAGCTAAAGAGCTTGATGAAAATCATGAGGGTTATAGTTCTATTAATCCTCAATTCCAATACCGGAATCATGGAGGTTCTGCTGTTAACAATTCACCACCCTCCTCCAATGTTTCTGTTATGCTACCTTTTGAGGTTTCTCACAAGAGAAAATGTGATCTTGGTAAGAGAAGTGCTTCTACTAGCACTACTCATAATTATGAGATTTTCTCTTTGCAAGAAGATAAGAATGCAAGCAACAATCACCATTTTGCAAGCAACAACAACAATCGCTTCCAAATGTTTGGAGTTGGATGCTCGAAAAATCGTCAGATTGTCAAAAATGACAAACCTGCTGCTGCAGCACCTCTTGATCAAAATGTGAAACCTGCTGTTGCAAATCAGATCAACCATCATAGAGGTAATCATAGTTATCAGTATGTTACAATGAAGCACTAACACTTCTAAGTCCGACACTAGTTGGCGTCTGATATTTGTATGACACCGGCATATGATACGTGTCACTAAAGTTAAACAAGTGTCGGAAAAGTCAGAGACATGTATCCCTAAAAAAGTAGTTTTTTTTTCCTTATATTTGACACTCTTCAAATCGATGTCGACATCTGTATGACACTCATACAATACCGTACGTGTCAGACAACTCAGATAAGTAATTCAAGAAAAAATTGGTTTTTATACATTTCTTCAACAAATTTCATATCTTATAAGTGTCGTCGGAGTGTCTGTCTGTGTTCGTACCTGAGAGTCTATGCTTCATAGGTATCTTACGATTCATGATTCGATTCATACTTAAGAAAATAGATCTTCGGATTGACAATTTGAATCTCGATTTGATAAACATACAGGTAATAATTACTCAGAAGGAGAAGATGTTTCTGATTTGATGGACATCATTAACTCAGGTCTTGAGATGAAGAACACCACCATGAATGTTATGTCAGCTGTCAACATGAATCCTCCTACACATGCTGTCAACCAAAGCTTTGAGCCTCAAATGTACCCTGCAAGTGTTGAGCAGAAGAGAAACAACAAGAGGAATAACAGTTCAATGCCTGTTATGAACATGATTCCAACTCCTGGATTTAACCAAACCATGCAGTCTCAAATGGACAACAATTTCTATGGTCAGCAAGGGGGTGCAAATAGCAACTTTAACTACAAAGTTCCTATGAATGATGAAGTAGCCAATGTTCCAATGCATGCAAATGTCTccacaacaacagcaacaacagcctTTGATTCTCAATCGGATGATGATGCTTATGACAGCTATGACTTCATTGATTCTCCTATTGTAGGAACACCAAATTATGATTTATCTATGCTCTTTCATAAGTGACTTAATTAAAGGTAAAATCATAAATTGCTCTTTTTAAAACTTTTCACCACTCTTTCACAAATACTCCTTTTCTGGTTTTGGTTTTGGACTATTTGTTAAAGAGAGTGAAACTTAAAATTGGTAATTTATGATTTTATTGGAGAAGGAAACTTTGTGTTATGTGTTGTTTTTGTTAGTTTTGTATTGTGCTGTGTTCTTTAGTCTTGAGAAATTGTCTCTCTAGTATGCTACATAGTACTATTAAACATATATATGTAAAGTTAATAAGAGTGTCTCACTAAATAGTACTAAATTAATAAAGGtatacttttttttctttcaatATTTTAATACTTTTATCTTAGAATCCATTAATTTGAGAGATTAATTCGTTCAGTTATAGGAGGACAAATGAAcaacaaaataaaatattatGGTTTATGCAAATAAAAAGATATAAATTTAGTTATTTTAAATCACTTTTTTTTACAGGAGGAGTTCAAAATGGGGCCAAAATAATTAAATTTTAAGTTTAATCTCTActtaatttaaatttaaataattgcataaatttttaaataaaaacaaatatttaaaacttattttaatatttaaCAGGGTTAGTAGCAAATTTCTTCCTATCATATTAGTGGTTTACCCCCTAATAGAAAAACCAGATTCCAGCTTGTAAtatgaaaaaaataaattattttgtCCTTTTTGTGACATATGATACACCAGTTTAATTTGTGTGGCATGCCActatataatatttttttgggtttttaattttttttaattccatttgGTTATTTAATTCCATAtcaataattaattaattattaaaaaaagtGCTTCAAAACATACAATACTCTTCTTAAAACAAACcaaaattcaaaaaaattatcTGTTCATCTTTCCTAAAACAAATCTTAGAAAATATTGTCAAAAATCAATCTCATAATAAAAAATAACCCAACAAAAATCAAAACTCagaataaaaaaaaacaaaatcaaatgccattaaaaattcaaacaaaaaaaattctaacttaaaaaatatgtcattaaataaaaaaaattgtctCTTAAAACATTTAGCGACACTTTGGTGATCGCTTCTAAATAAATCTTAATTATTTTCATCCACTTTTTCATATTTTTATACTCAAACCAAATAAAACTTGAGAAACCCAAAAAAACCAATTTTGATTTAATCACCACATAAAACCCTTATATTCATCCTGACCCATTTCAACATAGAAAACTTCAATCATAGTATTCTACACGAGAACGGGTTAAAGATCAAAGTAAATGATTTGGCAGCAGATATTTGGTTCTGATGTATTGGATGAAGTCAACTACAATATTATTACTTCAACACTCAAGTTAGTGTATAAAGTGAATAGGAAATTTTGGAATGAGAATTAAGTTATCTCAAAATTGTGTGCCTTACTTTCTTTTATAGAGGAGTTTGTTCTAACTGAAATGTGAAGTGAGTTCGAAAAATGCGGATGGTCGTAAGATGGATTTGATGGATGTGATCGTTTCATCTCGAGGAGTCACGAATAGTCATTTGGTATATATTTGCCATTTTTGGCTTTCCCTTGGTATTGGGTCCTGCTCTCAACTGGGTCGTCGTAATCGACCCAAAACAGTTGCCTTAAGCCCTTGTCTTTTATTGTAAAAAAGGGAGAATATATTTGTCATTGCTGGTGTTACATGTCGAAAGGAGAGGTAATAACTAACATGTGCCCCTTACTCGGATCGTTCACATGAATTCTCTAAGGCGCTATAATGTCATCTCAACGGTTGCAagtgaaggagaagggcgatccaaaacgcagcggaatttaaaatttctcctttaatgatccttacgaatgggcatgatcaatgatagaatcgttacttcttgtggcgatcacgaacgttgaacgatgacaacgcctctactcagtccacacgaacagattccttcaatctcagtgctagctgctacgaatgaaggctttgagtgtgagagagagagagagagagaaacgaaattgcaagtgtgacaatgcttctacacaagggttctatttatagaaccacttgtgtgggctgcaagctaaaaaagcccactcaagtgtatatgacccatattttataatatgccaaaaaccacttaagcgcgtggtaccttaccatattcgtattctacttaagtacaccgtaccttacgatgttttataattcacttaagggcaccgtacattacggtattccttaattactctatctctcatcaatctgtcctttgtgtgtgaccctataggttttcgcggcattggcaattatattaaatcacgtatttaacataataaacagtgagcggtatctagcaacacatcactgctacccaagacacgaaaatgtcatgtgatctgaaaaatccttctgtgataataattatgtgtataattacccttttgcccttatgtctatattgaacacaaggcatagactatgtcatccttgtccagttcaatattgggcccatagacatttatcatgttacgcaggatgggcaaattccatctaggtcactcatgtcccttagcatgcttcgtggagtacccatcaactgtctttatggtcatccaattacagacaacgtttgatcagcaataaggcactcgactctatatctagggtccatagtggtttcaggtcgaagggtggtatacaccattatcactatgagaataacttatgacactttgcataacattctatatagtattctcatagcgggtcaatccagtataaatattactcttaatattcatacctatgtttgagacttgataacttcatatccatgatccatgagatgtgatcatcagtctataaacataatagtcttcatgctttaatgttatcccacttcataataaagctcgactacggatactttaagaatagtgtccttcTATTTAAcgtgatctcatgattaagtcacacttgatacattaaacggactatctattccagggactttattaaacaaacataataaagaaaaagccttttattattaataaataattcgatacaagtaccaaaagtattggcctctagggcttacaccaatagtAAAGGGATCTCGGCCGTTGGTGGTAGGGTACAATTATATCTTGTTCTAGCTTTTGCTGTTGCCATCCATGAGAAAGTTTTTCTTCCTGACCACTTTTGCAGAGAGATAGGGAAAAGTTGAAGAATAAGGTTGGCGATGTTGTCCTTGAGAGGGATAGATGATTAAAGGAGGTTCTGGATGTTTCCAACTTCTTCCTTGCCATCAAAATTACCTTGAAACTTTAAGATATTCTAGTTCTTTGCTCAAAAAGCTACAGCGGCTAGTTCAAGTAGTAGTTGACAAGGACAAAAGCTCTAATTGGGGAGAAACGGTCCTTGGAAGCTGCCCAAAATAGGACTGGGGAGTTGGATAAGACTTTAAAGGAATCTCAAGATGATCATTAGAAGACCATGGTCAGACTTACGAACAATCGTGAATAAACCCCTTCTCTTTCTAAAGAACTGTCTAAGTCTTTATAGGAAAGTTTCTCTGTGCTCGGGAGGCTTTTGAAAATGCTCTTCAATAAGTTGAACATTTTTTCTCAACCGGCCCCATTTCTCGAACTCAGGTCAGTTTCAACCAAATGATTATAGACGGGAAAATGGTCATTTTGGATAAGTAGTTTACCTCCCCCTATATGCTTATTAACCTGAGTTTGGCTTATGTAAACCTCAACCTCCAATGTATAactatattttatttatttgtttttattaaCTCATACCTTTGTTGATAGAAGTAGAACTCTATTCCGCGAGATTCAAGCTAGTGTGTTTATTGGACGTCTCTGAGGACCATGCCCAACCAAGAGTTGGTTCCCTTTTCCATTCCCACAGCTATAGATCTAGTTCGAGGTTGATGTATTGGCAGACCTATCATTTCCTCTAGAGTGGCTAGCTACCAACAGGGGGTAGGTCAGTTATTTTCCAACATTGGGTGTATCTATCATGCTTGTGGGTCGTTGTTTTGGTTGGCTTAGCTGTTTGCTTTGACATTTATGCTCAAAGGGCTTTGATCCTTCTGGATGTTGCCCAAATTTGCCTTTACCTTTCATGATAAAAAGGAGAAGTAGTTTAGTGataaatttctattttatttcaatattCTCCTAGTGGAGTACATTTGATATCTTTCTTTCTCAATAGCAGGGAATTGAAAGGAATTAATAGATAAAAAGGTATTAACAAATAACATAATCATGTAGTTTATGCCATCACTTATTTGTTTCATGGGGCTGGATCATCTTTTCGTCAGCCATTTTTGTTTACTGGTTCCACTTGAGACATCTTCTTGGTTGGAGGTTAGACTTCCATCTATGTTAGTTGCTTGACCATTGAGGCCACGCTTATTTCCATGGTGGTGGCTTCACCTTATTTTTTCTCTTGTTGCAGAGCTTGATAAATCCTTTTGGACCCTGTCAAGTTGGCACATGTTTTGACTATTTCGTTATGTATATTGTAATAGTTCATCTTTAAATGAGAAAGGGAGGCTACTGCGTCCAGCATTGATGCAAAGGGACGAACTAAGATGCAATTATAAACACTTCGGCATGGGACGACCAAGAATTGGGTGTCTAAAATTCTAATGTTTCGTCATTCTCCCATGGTGACCATTAGCTCTACATATCCCCACGAGCGAGTTACTATGTCGTTGAAGGCTTGTAGATCTGACCCTTCATATGGT containing:
- the LOC127082952 gene encoding uncharacterized protein LOC127082952; the protein is MNPKVGNGYPSNGEASNNPRQAKGKEVDDEEKELTIEDLETRIWRDKMLLRKMKEERRQGDKCKSYEQLKRKTMTRAQDGILRHMLKMMEACDVRGFIYGIVPENGKPMSGSSDNLRGWWKERVKFDRNGPAAIAKYEEEIGISRMKEVLNGDSAIPYSLQELPDTTLGSLLSSLMQHCEPPQRRFPLDRGIYPPWWPTGKESWWNEMGFSEDPGPPPYRKPHDLKKAWKICVLHAVIKHISPNIQKIKNVVRHSRSLQDKLTAKETAIWVAVINYEERMARNKYPELFASLNSCGTGSNCLLVETNDYDVDIVERRRAKLLSFPKPPSSSDGANSLRVDGSAFVGNGGELNQVQTHLNNVNVSPMNNLDENGANKRKAKELDENHEGYSSINPQFQYRNHGGSAVNNSPPSSNVSVMLPFEVSHKRKCDLGKRSASTSTTHNYEIFSLQEDKNASNNHHFASNNNNRFQMFGVGCSKNRQIVKNDKPAAAAPLDQNVKPAVANQINHHRGNNYSEGEDVSDLMDIINSGLEMKNTTMNVMSAVNMNPPTHAVNQSFEPQMYPASVEQKRNNKRNNSSMPVMNMIPTPGFNQTMQSQMDNNFYGQQGGANSNFNYKVPMNDEVANVPMHANVSTTTATTAFDSQSDDDAYDSYDFIDSPIVGTPNYDLSMLFHK